CGGGTCGCGAACTGGAGTCCGTGCGTCATGAAACCCGAACCGATGACGAGCACACCCTGTTCCCGCAGCGGCCGCAACCGGCGCCCGAGGGCCAGGAGCCGGTCGGGGTCGTGGGTCGGCATGCTGAGCTGCAGCACGGGCACGTCGGCGTCGGGGTACATGACCTTCAGCGGGACCCAGGCGCCGTGGTCCAGACCGCGGCCGGCGACGTGCAGGGGCTCGTCGGCGGGCATCAGCGCGGCCACCTGCCGCGCGAGCGCCGTGGCGTCCGGGGTGGCGTACCGCATCTCGAAGTAGCGCCGGTGGAAGCCGCCGAAGTCGTACACGAGCGGTGTGCCCGCCAGCGGCGAGCTGAGGACGGCCCGCTCGGACTCCCAGTGGGCGCTGACGACGAGGATCGCGCGGGGCGTGGGCAGGCTCAGCGCCCAGTCGGACAGCTGGCGGATCCACAGCGGGTCGTCGAAGACGGGCGGGGCGCCGTGGCTGACGTAGAAGGCCGGGAACGGGCCGTCGTCCGGCGTCCAGGCGCGCTGCGCGGGACGGCCGGCGCGCAGGAAGTCGTCGAACGCGCCGGCGGGCACGGCGGGGTTGACGATCGACACGGCGGACCTCCCGGAGACGGTGACTTGATGCTTCAATCGACAGTAGACACCGAGACTTGAACCGTCAACAACGAGGAGGGTGATGGAACCGGACTGGCTCGACGCCGAGGAGCAGGCCGCGTGGCGGCGGCTGGCGGCGCTGCTCACCGTCCTGCCCGCCGCCCTCGACGCCCAGCTGCAGCGCGATGCCGGCCTGACCCACTTCGAGTACTGGGTGCTGTCGGCCCTGTCCGAGGCCCCCGACCGCACCCTGCGCATGAGCTGCCTGGCCGGGCTCGCCCACGGCTCCCTGTCGCGCCTGTCCCACGTCGCCCGCCGCCTCGAACGCCGGGGCTGGCTGACGCGGCGCCCCGACCCCGGGGACGGCCGCTTCACGCTCGCCACCCTCACCGACGCCGGGTGGGACCGGGTCGCCGCCGCCGCCCCGGGCCACGTGGGGGCCGTGCGGCGCGCGGTGTTTGACGCGCTCACCCCCGAGCAGGTCCGGGCGCTGCGCGAGATCGGCGACAGCGTCCTGCGCTCGGCCGAAGCCGAGCGCACCCGGTAGGAGGGCGGTACGTTCGAGGGGTGGGAGCACCGACAGGTCGCGCACTGAAGACGATCAGCTACAACCTCCACGAGGGACGCGCGACGCTCGAGCTCGCCGACCTCGCGCAGGTGCACGACGTCGACGCGCTGTGCCTGCAGGAGTGCGACACCCTGCGCCTGCCCGAGACCGTCGGCCCCCTCGTCCTGGCCGGTGCCACCCAGCGCAACCGGCTCGGCCTGGCCCTGTACTACCGCCCCGACCGGCTGCACCTGCACGGCCACGAGCTGCGTCCGCTGCGCCGGTCCATGCACGACCGCTTCCTGGCCCCCGCCCACGAACGGCTCCTCGCCGTCCGGTTCGAGGACCTGGAGGACGACGGGGCGCTGCTGACCCTGGCCTCCATCCACACCGCCCCGCTGTCGGCGACGAACGCCATGCGCCGCCACCAGATCACCGAGGCCCTCGGCGCCATCCGCGCCGCCGCCCACGGGTCCGCGGCCCTCGTCGTCGGGGACTTCAACTACCCGTGGTTCGCCAGCTCCCTGGCCCGGCGCCTGGCCGAGCAGGGTTTCGAGGTCTCCCACAGCGACCTGCCCACCTACGTGCGCAAGCGGTTCCGGGGGCACTTCGACTTCGCCATCTCCGAGGGCATGCACATCGAGAAGGTGAAGACGCTGCAGCAGGCCGGGTCCGACCACCTGCCCGTGCTCGTCGAGGCCCGCGTGAAGGCCCCCGTCCCGGCCTGAGCCCGAGGCCGCCCGCTCCCCGACCCGGCGCGTGCGCCAGCCTGACCCCGTGCCCACCCTGCGTGCCCTGGAGCTCCTCGTCGCGGTGCTCGACCACGGTTCCCTCGCCGAAGCCGCGCGGCGGCTGCACACCACCCCGTCGGCGATCTCCCACCAGCTCGCCGCCCTCGAGCGCGAGCTGCGCACCCCGCTCCTGCACCGCCTCCCGCGCGGGGTGCAGGCCACCGCGGCCGGCCGCGCGGTCGAGGCCGACGCCCGGCGCGCCGTCGAGGCCGCCGCCGCGGTGACCCGCCTGGGCCGGGCCGTGGCCGCCGGGAGCGCGGGACGGGTGCGGGTCGCCTGCGGAGAGACCCTCACCGCCCCGCTCGTCGCCCCCGTCCTGACCCGCTGGCGGCGCGAGCACCCCGACGTGGTCGTCGAACTCGCCGAGTTCGTCAGCGCCGACACCCTCGCCGCCCACCTCGAGGCCGGTCGCGCCGACCTCGGGGTGATTCCCCGGCCCGGGAGCTGGACCGGGGAGGTGCACCTCGTCGGCCGCGAGGAGGTCGTCGCGGTCGTCCCCCCGGGCCACCCCCTGGCCGGGGCCACGACGACGACGGTGGCCGACGTCGCGGCCCACCCCGTCGTCGGGCTCACCCCCGGCAACGGCCTGGACCGCTGGCTGACCGGGCTGGCCGCCGACGCCGGGACCGTCTTCGACGTCGTGGTCCGGACCCGCAACGCCTCGACCGCCGCGCACCTGGCCCGCGCCGGGGCCGGGGTCGCCGTCGTGCCGGTCAGTGCGCTCGGCGGCGACCCCACGGGCGTCGTCCGGTTCACCCCGCCGCTGGGGCGCGACGTCGTCGTGCTGCTGCCCGCCGGCGGCGGTGACGCCCTCGCCGGGCGGTTCCTCGCCGACCTGCTCGCCGGGGGCGCGCCGGCACTGGCGTGAGGAATCCTCACCCCGGCGGCCGGGAAACCTCACGGCAGGACGGGACGCGCACCCGCCGCGGCCACGTTGGGACGACCGTGACCACCTTCGCAGGACCCACCGCAGGACCCACCGCCGAACCCACCGCAGAACTCACCGGGCAGACCGTCCTGGTCGTCGGGACGGGCGGGATCGCCGGGGCCACGGCCCGCCTCGCCCGGGCCGCCGGCGCCGACGTCGTGCTCGCCGGCCGCGACCCCGGGCGCACCGCAGCCGCCGCCGACGCCGCCAGGGCCCGCCCCGAGAGCGTCGACCTGTCCGACGAGCGGTCCCTCACGGCGCTCGCCGCACGGCTCGGGCACGTCGACCACGTCGTGAACCTCGCCGCCGCGCCCGCGAACGGGCCGCTGCGCGACCTGGACCGCGCCGCGCTCGTGCGCGCCTTCGACGTCAAGGTGTTCGGCCCCGCGCTGCTGGCCGGGCGCCTGGACATCGGCCGGTCCCTGACGCTGTTCTCGGGGTTCATCGCCTGGCGGCCGGCCGCCGAACGCGTCGCGATGGCCACCGCGAACGGCGCCACGGCGTTCCTCGCCCAGGCGCTGGCCGTGGAACTGGCGCCCGTTCGCGTCAACGCGATCTCCCCCGGGATCGTCGACTCCGGTTCCTGGGACGGGCTCGGCACCGCCAAGGAGGGTTTCCTGGCCGCCACCGCGCAGGCGAACCCGGCGCGGCGCACCGGGACCGTCACCGACCTGGCGCAGGCCACCCTGTTCGCCATGACCAACCCGTTCCTCACCGCCACGACGCTGCACGTCGACGGCGGCGGCCGGTTCGCCTGACCACCCCACCCGAAGAAACCAACCAGAGAAACCACTCGAAGAAAACCCGCAGGAGGAAACCCGTGAACACCGTCCCCGCCGTCGCCGCCCTCGACGGCCTGCCCGTCAGCGACCCGGAATCCCTGGTGGACGTCACCGTCCCCGTCCCCGGACTGCGTCCGCACGACCTGCTCGTCGACGTCCGCGCCGTCTCCGTCAACCCCGTCGACGTCAAGGTCCGCGCCGGGCTGGAGAAGCAGTCCACCCCCAAGGTCCTCGGCTGGGACGCCGCCGGCGTCGTGCAGGCCGTCGGCGAGGCCGTGGAGGGTTTCGCCGTCGGCGACGAGGTCTGGTACGCCGGTGACCTGACCCGGCCCGGGTCGAACGCGCACCTGCACGCCGTCGACGCGCGCATCGCCTCGCGCAAACCCACCACCCTGACCTTCGCCGAGGCCGCGGCGATGCCGCTGACCACCATCACCGCGTGGGAGGCCCTCTTCGACCGGTTGCAGCTGAACACCGACTCCACCGGGACCCTCCTCGTCCTGGCCGGGGCCGGGGGTGTCGGGTCGGTGATGGTCCAGCTGGCCAAGCAGCTCACCGGGCTCACCGTGCTGGGCAGCGCCGGGAAACCCGAGTCCGAGCGGTGGGTCCGCGACCTCGGTGCCGACGGCGTCGTGGACCACCGCGACCTCGTCGCCTCCGTCCACACCGTGGCCCCCGACGGCGTCGAGCACCTGTTCACCCCCAACACCCAGGGCCAGGTCGAGGCGTTCGCCCAGGTCGTGCAGCCCTTCGGGCAGGTCGTCGGGATCGACGACCCCGACGGGCTGGACCTGACGCCCTTGAAGGCCAAGAGCATCGCCTGGCACTGGGAGTTCATGTTCACCCGGTCGATGTTCTCCACCCCCGACCTGGCCGAGCAGGGCGAACTGCTGCGCCGCACCGCCGACCTCGTCGACGCCGGGCGGATCCGCACGACGCTCACCACGACGATCGAGGACTTCTCGGCCGCCGGGCTGCGCGAGGCGCACCGCCTGGTCGAGACCGGCCGCACCGTCGGCAAGGTCGTCGTGACGCGCTGAACCCCGAACCCCCGAAACTCCCCGAAACCCCCAGGAGGACTCCCGTGAGCACCACCGTCGTCGCCGACATCACCCCTCTGCCCGGCCACGAGGACGAAGTCGGGCACGTCCTGCGCGCCGCCGTCGTCCGCGTCCGTCACGAGGACGCCGGCTGCGAGCGCTACGAGCTCAACGTCGACCCCCGCGACGGTTCCTACGTCATGGTCGAGCGGTGGGCCGACCGCGCCGCGCTCGACGCGCACGCCGCCGGGCCGGCCTTCGCAGACCTGTCCGCGGCGCTGGAGGGACTGCTCGCCCGCCCCATCGCGGTGCGCGCGCTCACGCCGGTGGGGTGAACGGACCACGGTGGCGCCCCCGGTGGAGACGACGACGGGGGCGCTTCCGTCGGCCCTCACCGCACGGCTGCCGCCTCAGCCCGCGCACCAGGTGTGCCGGCCCACGGGTCGGCCAGATCATCGCGGTGTTCCACCCGGCCGGGACTGCCCCGCCGCGACGCAACAGCCACCAGCCGGCGTACGGCGCCGGCCCCGTGAGCTACGGGGTCGGTGGAACTGCGCTCAGCGTTCGCCGGGAACCCGCCGTCGTGTTGCGGTGTGGGCGGCAACTGGTTCCTGCGATGCCTCCAGCCCACCCGCGAGACCCCACGCCCAAGATCGACCGGCCGCGAGCGCTGCTCCAACACCCCGACCAGTCCTTCGGGCACGACGGCCACGGCCACCTGCACCTGAACCCGCGCGGAGGATCCGCCGGTTCGGGCACCGTCCGTCGTCGCGGGGTCTGCGCCTGGACACGAACTCCTGGCCGACGGTCGCCGAGAACCCACCGGACCAGGTCCTCTGGACGTCTACCGGTCAGGTCAGCGACGCCAGCATCGCCAGAGCCTCGGCGGACGGCGTACCCGGCTCAGCGTGGTACACCACGACCACGAGTGAGGTGGTGCCCAGGACGGCGAACTTCTCCCGGTGCAGGATCAACTCCCCCACGACGGGGTGGTTCACGACGCCGGTGGGAGACCCGACGGCCTTGACGTCGTGGCGGGCCCACAGCCGGCGGAAGCGCTCGCTCTTGAGCGACAACTCACCCACGAGGGCCTGGAACCGCGGGTCGTCCTGGTCGGCGCCGATGTCTGCGCGCAACTGCGCCACGACGCTGGCGGTGTTCTGCACCCAGTCCGGGTGGTAGCTGCGCGCCTGCGGGTCGGTGAACAGGGACACCATCCGGTTGGCGCCGATCACCAGAGCCGGCTCCAACGCGGTCGCGAGCCGGTTGACCGCCATCACGTCCCGGTAGCGGTCCATGACGAAGGCGGGCACGTTGACCGTCTCCAGCAGCATCCGCACCCCGTCGGGCACCCGCTCCGGACGGTGTGTGGTGGAACCGGCACGTCGGCGCGGGCGGGCGCGGGACAGCTCCAGGACGTGGGCCGTGCCCTCGTCGTCCAGCTGCAACGCCCGCGCCAAGGCGTCGACCACCTGCTCGGAGGGGTGCTGGTCGCGGCCCTGCTCCAGCCGCAGGTAGTACTCGTTGCTGATCCCGGCCAGCAGCGCCACCTCCTCGCGCCGCAGTCCCCGCACCCGGCGCCGGCTACCCGCGGGCAGCCCGACGTCCTCGGGCTGCACCAGCTCGCGGCGAGCGCGCAGGAAGTCGGCCAACGGCGTACGCGGTTCCACCGTCCCGACGCTACTCGCCACCGTGCGAGCCGTGGATGCTCAGCCTGTCCCCGCCACTACCAGTGTCCGCGGGGTCTTCTCCGGCCACGGGCACGACCCGAACATCGTGTGCAGCACCGGTTCCAAGCACTGCGAGTCCGGGCACACCAGCCACCGAGAGGTCGAACGACAATGGCTCAGCGCACCTGGTTCATCACCGGTTCCAGCAGCGGCTTCGGCCGCCTGATGACCGAGCAGCTCCTGCAGCAGGGCGACCGCGTGGCGGCCACCGCCCGCGACACCTCCTCCCTGACCGACCTGAGCGAGATCCACGGCGACCGTCTCTGGACCGCCCAGCTCGACGTCACCGACACCGCCCGGATCCGCGAGGTCGTCGCGGAGGCGTTCGCCGAGCTCGGCACGATCGACGTCGTCGTCAACAACGCCGGCTACGGCCTGTTCGGCGCGGCCGAGGAGCTGACCGACGAACTCATCGAGCACCAGCTGGCGACCAACCTCGTCGGCCCCATCCAGGTCCTGCGGGCCGCGGTGCCCCACCTGCGGGCCCAGGGCGGGGGGCGCGTCATCCAGCTGTCCACCTACGGTGGGCTGGCCACCAACCCCGGCGCCTCGCTGTACCACGCCAGCAAGTGGGGCGTGGAGGGCTTCATGGAGGCCAACGCCAAGGACCTGGCCCCGTTCGGGATCGGCATCACCATCGTCGAACCCGGTAGCGCCGCCACCGGTTTCCGCACGGGTGGCTCGCGCCTGCCGCAGCCGCTGGCCGCCTACGACGGCACGCCGGCGGCGATGAGCCGCGGCATCCAGAACCCGGCGCTGCCCTCGGTCAGCGACCCGGCCAAGGTCGCCGCGGCGATCATCGCGACCGTCGACCAGACCCCGGCCCCGCTGCGTCTGGTGACCGGCAGCGACTCCTTCAGGATCATCCGCGACGCGCTGCGCGAGCGCCTGGCCGACGTCGAAGCCCAGGAAGCCAGCGCCGCCGCCACCGATCTGGCTGCGACCACCACCAGCGGGGTGTGAGGTGGAGGTGTCCACCGCGACGCCGGTCGGCGAGCCGGTCGGTGGCGCGGCCGACGGTTGCCGTGGCAGTGGGTCGAGACGGGGGGCTGCCGTGGTCACCGGCGGCACCCGGGGCATCGGGTCGGCCGTCGCCCGGCACCTGGCCGGGGACGGCTGACCGGTGGCTGTGCTGGGACGCGCTCATGGCGGGCGACCTCGAGGCCGCCTGGTGGTGCACCAGGGTTGTCACGGACGGGATGCTCGGCCTGACCCGCTCCACGGCCCTGGAGCTGGCCGCGGACGCCATCCGCGTCAACGCCGTCTGCCCCGGCTACGTCCGGCCCCCCCGTGGTCGCCCCGTACCGGGCGATGCCCGATCCCGAGGCGGCTTGGCGGCACCTGAAGCAGATCTACCCCTCGGTCGGTTCGGAGAGCCGGAGGAGATCGCTGCTGTCGTGGCCTTCCTCGTCTCCGACGGGGCCGCCCACGTCACCGGAGCCACCCGGGACGTCGATGGAGGGCTCGGTGCCCGTTTCGGCACCTGACCCGTCACCTGGACCGCAGCGTCGGACCTGCTTCCTCGGCGAGCAACCGGTGGGGGGCCGTCGGCGGCGGAGCGCTTCCGCGCCGCGAGAACCCCTCGTTCACGCACCACCTGGCGATCCCGTCGCCAGTCCAGCGCTGGCCCGTCCTGGAGCACTGAGCAGCGCACCCGGCGGCCAGCGGTGAACTGCCCACGCCGAGCCGCCGGCGCTGGGGCGCGGAACAGCCTGCGTGTCCCGTTCTCGACGCGGCGCCCCCCGAGGACGGAGAACCCGGCTGCCGTCGACGATCGTGCGGCGGGACCGGTGCTCTCCGGGCGCTGCGGCACCCGGGCGGCGTCCGGTTCACCACGGCTCTCGGAAGTGCACGGAGCGACCGGCTGGCCGTCGTCGCCGCGTCACCTCCGCAGGAACTGCTTGGCCTCGGAGAGCGCCACGTCGAGAGCCTCGGCGACCCCCTCGAAGTCATCCTGCTCGGCGCAACGGCGGAGCGCCAGTTCCCAGGCCGCCAGCACGATGGAACAGGGCAGTCGTACGGATGGATCGGTGGGTGTCAACCCCTGCCTGGAGGCGAGTGCTCCGGCCAGGTCGTCGATCCACTCGTCCATCTTCTGCAGGTGCCGCCGACGCAGCTCCGGGTTCTCGACGTTCAACTGCATGACGGTCCGCATCTGGGGGACGTCTCGCAACACCGCCTCGACAGCCACGTTCAGCGCGGCACGCAGGGCTTGCAGGGGCGTCTCACGAACGGGTCTGTCCAGCAGTCGGATCGCGGCATCTCGCCCCAGGTTCTCGACCGGCTGCAGGACAGCGTCTTCCTTGGACGCGAAGTACCTGAAGAAGGTCCGTCCCGAGACCCCGACCGAAGCGGCGATCGCCTCCACCGTGGTGCCGGCGTACCCCACCTCCTGGAACATGCGCACGGCAGCGGCCGACAGCTCGCTGCGGATGGCGTCCTTCGTCCTCTCCCGCACACCCTTGGGTGCGGCCGGAGCAGCAGCTGGGTGTTCCACGACTCCAGCGTACCTTTCCGTCACCCGCTACCCGCGCGTCACCCTGTGACAGCTTCTGGCCGGCCAGCCGGCCGGACCGCGGCGCGGCAGACCCCCGGTTCTGACGGATCCACGCACGAGCACCTGACTGTCGCGCGGAGAACTCCTCACGCCGACGCGGAAGGCTTTCCCCACGGCCTACCAGCAGGTACATTCACTCGACGTCATCCTGTCATTGACTGACACAAAGTTAGCGACCGACGAAGCTGGAGCACCCTCATGACCGACAAGATCACCATC
The sequence above is drawn from the Kineococcus rhizosphaerae genome and encodes:
- a CDS encoding dioxygenase family protein; its protein translation is MSIVNPAVPAGAFDDFLRAGRPAQRAWTPDDGPFPAFYVSHGAPPVFDDPLWIRQLSDWALSLPTPRAILVVSAHWESERAVLSSPLAGTPLVYDFGGFHRRYFEMRYATPDATALARQVAALMPADEPLHVAGRGLDHGAWVPLKVMYPDADVPVLQLSMPTHDPDRLLALGRRLRPLREQGVLVIGSGFMTHGLQFATREMFLYNEVPTWSREFDAWVAEALARGDVDALADYHRAPGMPYAHPTVEHYTPLFITLGAATDAAAPPTTVIDDFQMGFAKRSLQVA
- a CDS encoding MarR family winged helix-turn-helix transcriptional regulator, with protein sequence MEPDWLDAEEQAAWRRLAALLTVLPAALDAQLQRDAGLTHFEYWVLSALSEAPDRTLRMSCLAGLAHGSLSRLSHVARRLERRGWLTRRPDPGDGRFTLATLTDAGWDRVAAAAPGHVGAVRRAVFDALTPEQVRALREIGDSVLRSAEAERTR
- a CDS encoding endonuclease/exonuclease/phosphatase family protein, translating into MGAPTGRALKTISYNLHEGRATLELADLAQVHDVDALCLQECDTLRLPETVGPLVLAGATQRNRLGLALYYRPDRLHLHGHELRPLRRSMHDRFLAPAHERLLAVRFEDLEDDGALLTLASIHTAPLSATNAMRRHQITEALGAIRAAAHGSAALVVGDFNYPWFASSLARRLAEQGFEVSHSDLPTYVRKRFRGHFDFAISEGMHIEKVKTLQQAGSDHLPVLVEARVKAPVPA
- a CDS encoding LysR family transcriptional regulator — encoded protein: MPTLRALELLVAVLDHGSLAEAARRLHTTPSAISHQLAALERELRTPLLHRLPRGVQATAAGRAVEADARRAVEAAAAVTRLGRAVAAGSAGRVRVACGETLTAPLVAPVLTRWRREHPDVVVELAEFVSADTLAAHLEAGRADLGVIPRPGSWTGEVHLVGREEVVAVVPPGHPLAGATTTTVADVAAHPVVGLTPGNGLDRWLTGLAADAGTVFDVVVRTRNASTAAHLARAGAGVAVVPVSALGGDPTGVVRFTPPLGRDVVVLLPAGGGDALAGRFLADLLAGGAPALA
- a CDS encoding SDR family oxidoreductase; protein product: MTTFAGPTAGPTAEPTAELTGQTVLVVGTGGIAGATARLARAAGADVVLAGRDPGRTAAAADAARARPESVDLSDERSLTALAARLGHVDHVVNLAAAPANGPLRDLDRAALVRAFDVKVFGPALLAGRLDIGRSLTLFSGFIAWRPAAERVAMATANGATAFLAQALAVELAPVRVNAISPGIVDSGSWDGLGTAKEGFLAATAQANPARRTGTVTDLAQATLFAMTNPFLTATTLHVDGGGRFA
- a CDS encoding zinc-binding alcohol dehydrogenase family protein codes for the protein MNTVPAVAALDGLPVSDPESLVDVTVPVPGLRPHDLLVDVRAVSVNPVDVKVRAGLEKQSTPKVLGWDAAGVVQAVGEAVEGFAVGDEVWYAGDLTRPGSNAHLHAVDARIASRKPTTLTFAEAAAMPLTTITAWEALFDRLQLNTDSTGTLLVLAGAGGVGSVMVQLAKQLTGLTVLGSAGKPESERWVRDLGADGVVDHRDLVASVHTVAPDGVEHLFTPNTQGQVEAFAQVVQPFGQVVGIDDPDGLDLTPLKAKSIAWHWEFMFTRSMFSTPDLAEQGELLRRTADLVDAGRIRTTLTTTIEDFSAAGLREAHRLVETGRTVGKVVVTR
- a CDS encoding putative quinol monooxygenase, with the protein product MSTTVVADITPLPGHEDEVGHVLRAAVVRVRHEDAGCERYELNVDPRDGSYVMVERWADRAALDAHAAGPAFADLSAALEGLLARPIAVRALTPVG
- a CDS encoding helix-turn-helix transcriptional regulator encodes the protein MEPRTPLADFLRARRELVQPEDVGLPAGSRRRVRGLRREEVALLAGISNEYYLRLEQGRDQHPSEQVVDALARALQLDDEGTAHVLELSRARPRRRAGSTTHRPERVPDGVRMLLETVNVPAFVMDRYRDVMAVNRLATALEPALVIGANRMVSLFTDPQARSYHPDWVQNTASVVAQLRADIGADQDDPRFQALVGELSLKSERFRRLWARHDVKAVGSPTGVVNHPVVGELILHREKFAVLGTTSLVVVVYHAEPGTPSAEALAMLASLT
- a CDS encoding SDR family oxidoreductase: MAQRTWFITGSSSGFGRLMTEQLLQQGDRVAATARDTSSLTDLSEIHGDRLWTAQLDVTDTARIREVVAEAFAELGTIDVVVNNAGYGLFGAAEELTDELIEHQLATNLVGPIQVLRAAVPHLRAQGGGRVIQLSTYGGLATNPGASLYHASKWGVEGFMEANAKDLAPFGIGITIVEPGSAATGFRTGGSRLPQPLAAYDGTPAAMSRGIQNPALPSVSDPAKVAAAIIATVDQTPAPLRLVTGSDSFRIIRDALRERLADVEAQEASAAATDLAATTTSGV
- a CDS encoding SDR family NAD(P)-dependent oxidoreductase, coding for MLGLTRSTALELAADAIRVNAVCPGYVRPPRGRPVPGDARSRGGLAAPEADLPLGRFGEPEEIAAVVAFLVSDGAAHVTGATRDVDGGLGARFGT
- a CDS encoding TetR/AcrR family transcriptional regulator; the encoded protein is MEHPAAAPAAPKGVRERTKDAIRSELSAAAVRMFQEVGYAGTTVEAIAASVGVSGRTFFRYFASKEDAVLQPVENLGRDAAIRLLDRPVRETPLQALRAALNVAVEAVLRDVPQMRTVMQLNVENPELRRRHLQKMDEWIDDLAGALASRQGLTPTDPSVRLPCSIVLAAWELALRRCAEQDDFEGVAEALDVALSEAKQFLRR